The Candidatus Paceibacterota bacterium region CTGTGAATGAGACATGATCCGAACTAGCCCTTTCCGTGTCTCATTTGTCTCATTCACAAAATTCGACCCCGACCCACGTACCTCATTTCCGCCTGCCGAAAAATGCTATTATGCCCTTACGGGGTCTTACCTCATGGGTACTTAACCCGACTACACCGCATAGTGAATAAGGTATCGGACAAACCCACGTACCTAAAATTAGGCAAACAAAAAATCCCAAATATGGGATTTTTTGTTACTGAGCGAGAGCCAGGGTTTTGTCTTTGTAAATTATTCTCGACTTCAAGCTACCCAATAATTCTCGTTTCTCTATAATCGAACCCTCTTTCAGAATATATTTTGCATAATTTTTAATATCAGTCTCGGTATTATTTTTGACTTTATCTTGGCTTCCTAAGACCGATCTTTGGAAGATGTTGAATCGGCTGATTTCTTCCTCGAGTTTTCGTCTCATACCAAGTTCGTTTATATCAAGAAGATCTATTATCTTCAGGAGCCCGGAAATTAGCTCCTCCTCTCGTATATAAGTATTCTTGCAATTGCGATCTCGCGCTCTGCTGCAACCATAGTAGACATAGCGATGAGAACCGCCATTTTTACGCTCCTTCCATTTCTCTTCGGCAGACACTCCTGAACCGCAATGACCGCAGCTGAATAATTTTGTGAAAGCGAACTCTTTGTTTTCACGGACAATCTTATCTCTGGTCAGCTGAGCCTGCGCTTTATCGAAGAGCTCTTTTGATATCAGGGGAGCGTGTTTGCCCGTATACCAATTGCCGCTGTTCTTCGGACGCTCGAAGACTCCGTAATAGAAAGGGTTGTCGAGTGTGCGATAGATGCCGCTCAGGGTGAACGGCTTGTTGCCTCGGGTGTGGAAGTTTAATTCAAATTTCAGCCAGTTGTAGAGCTTCATCCCGCTCCAGTTTTCATACGCGACTTTTTCGAACATCTGTTTGATGATTGGCGCTCTGATCGGATCAGGTACAACCTGACACTTTTTATCCATCATGTACTGGTTGAGATATCCGAGGGGAGCTAAGCCTGCCCATAATCCCATCTCCGCTCGAGTTCTGAGTCCGCGCTTCACATTCAGACCTCGATTATCGTTCTCAAGCTTTGCCTGTGATCCCAAGATCATGAGGAGGAATTTGTCACTCGGACTATTCGTGAATCGTTGCCCGAACGTTTGGATTTCTTTGAGTTTTCCTGAATCGAGGAGATCGACAACCTTTCCCAGGTCTCCTGCGTTCCTCGAGATTCGATCTGGAGCCCATGTCAGGATGCTGTTGAATTTCCCTTTACCGATATCATCGATAATCTCATTGAAGATCGGCCGTTGACCTGTCTCTTTGGCGGAATGCGACTCACGCTTTATTTCTACGACTTCGAGATTATCGCGCGAGGCGAGCTCCAGCATCTCTTTAATCTGCGAATCTATGGAAAGCACCTGTCTTTCCTCGGATTCGGTGCTTTTACGCGCGTAAAGGCAGTATTTTGCCTTTATAGGGGCTTGTAAGGGCTTGATAATGACTCCGGCTGGGGCTTGGGCTATATTGCTCATATAGCAATCAATGCCGCATCCCGCCCAAAGAGGCTAGTTGGTAACTAATTCCGAGAGATGTTTAATCTTTTGTTAAGATTGCTACGCAAAAACATGAAAGAAGAGTGGTATACAAATCATATAAAACAGATCAGGGTAATCGCGGACGCTCGTTATACTCCTGAGTTAAACGTAGATCTTCCAATCTCTGATAGATATTCAACAGGGTTACAGAGATTGGTTACGACCCAAAATTGCATGGTGAATTCGATTCCAATGTAAATTATTACGATAGAAGTGGTAGATCGGAACATAAGGCAGAGAGAATAGGTAAAAAATATCAGTGGATCGCCTATCATGAGTTTATGGCGCTTGTGTCTGACCATTTTGAGTTCAGTGGCAGACGCTGGGGAGCAACCTCTGAACACTACAAAGGTCCGTGGACGCCTCGGATAAGAGATATTGATCCTTCTTTCATCATGCAAAATGATCGAACTAATCAGAAAGTTGCAACGTTTGAAAATTGGAAGAGCAAATCTGGCAAGTACAATGCTTGGAATTTGTCACTAGACGACAAAAGTTGGTTGGAGGTAAAAGATGATCTACTCGATCCTAAAAATATAATAGAAATCGCAGATGATGCGGGTAATAAGTGGCTAACTCTACAAGGAATATTCGTTTGGCAGGCAGAAACTGCTCCGGAGCATAAAAAATACGATATACCGACGCGAGAGGTCTTCTATATCCTCAAAAGTTTCATTATCAGAAAAAGTGACTATGAAAAAACACTATCCTGGCTTAATGCCAAGGGCTTCGGCAACTGGTTGCCAGAGTCTCACCAGTTCTACGAGACATTTATTGGTGAATACCCTAATTCTTTTGCCTTCGATGATTTAAGAGGCGACTATAATATTTGGAGGAAAGCAAATGATAAGCTTGATGTACCGCTCGTCGTTACTGACGATGCTTATCTAAATGAATTCACGCTCGACTGTTCGCATGAAGGGGCTGTATCTGTAAGAATGCCCTCAAAGTTTATAGTAAATGAGATGCAATTGGTGCAGAAAAATCTCGACGGTATTTTTTCTGACAAAGATAATAAGATCATTTCCTATACGACTAACGTTTTCAAGGAATCTTTTCCGTCTGCGCTTCTAATAGATAAAAAGGCGCTCTTAAAGTTTCTTGATGATGCCGGATACAAAATATTTTGGACGCTTCTCGGAGAAAAACAGATAATAGGAGGATCGTTAGCGGGAAGAGATTTCAAAGGGAGGTTAGATATTACGGGTACGTATGGTTTTCCTGACGACTCCAAATTAAAAGGATCAATGGATACTAGATTTACCTCTTAAACACTAAGTCTTTGGAGGTATTACACAATCTTTTGTATCTAAGCTAAGGTACTGACTGGTATCTCTTTTTGGGATATCATGTAGTTACAACTGAATAAAAAAGTAGCCTAAACCCTCGAGAAATCGGCGGCATGGCGAAGGAAATCCGATTAAGTATAAAAAGGCCCCCATCAGGGCTACTTAATCGGTCATATCAGGAAACTGGTATGGATAGCCTTCGGGCTATCACCTGGTGTGGGGCTTTTTGTATTCAAAGAGCCTTCCGGGATTACCAGTTAGCAGGCTCTTATATGTTTTTCTTTATTTGGTTAGGGTTGTCTATGTTGGTGGGCGCGTATGCGAGCAACAGAAAAACTGCGGGAGGATTCTTCCTTGGATTTTTTGTCTCCATGGTTTTTTCTCCTCTTGTTGGTTTTGTGGCGGTAGCAGTCTCTAAGCCTAGTCAGAGCAGGGTCGAGGCGGGAATGAAGAAATGTATCCATTGCGCCGAGCTTGTTAAGAAGGAGGCGATCAAGTGCAGGTACTGCGGGGCGGATCTTCCAGTTCAAGAGGAATCTAAGGAGATTGTTGAACCTAAGACAGAGAAGAGTCCGGAGGAGAAGAAATCAGATAGAATCGCGGCCATTTCAGTGACGGGGTTTATACTGGTTCTTATTCTCATCTTCTATCTTCTGACGAAGTTCCGCTAGCTTGGCGTCTCGGTAGGGTTTGCTCGCAATGAGTTCTTGAAGATCCTTCTCTCGCTGTTCCATAAGAGCCTTCTGGATATTCAGTGAGAGGGTGTTTATATCTACATGACCTTGCATTGCATTGTGGAAGTCGAGCTTCTCTAGTAATTCTTTCTCACGAGGTGTTGTCCCATAGTCATTCGGCATGTATTTCTGCATGAACCATCGGGTTATCATCTTGTCGCCCTCGATCAGAAAGTTACGTACGTTCTCGGTTGCTATCGTAGTGGTTTCTTTTGCGGGATCTACTGTTTGATGGGGTTTTACTTCTTTCGCCTTCATATATCTTGGGTCGTTATGACTGAGCCAGAACGATATGGCGGGCATCTTTCTCTCTCGGATAAGGGAGATGATTTGCGACTCGCACATATCGTTCATGAAGCGTCGGCTGTATTCGCCAGCCTCATCTGCCATCTTCTTGAACCTCTTGTCGGAGTGATACCAACGGTAAAAGGTCGCACGGGATATACCCGCTTTCTTGCACGCGACCTCTATTACGGGTGTCTCGCGGAGCTTCTCGAGAAGGAAAGTCTTCTCTTTTCTCTGGCGAGCCGCGATAGAGGCTCTGCGATGCTTTATTGAATCTTCGTGGCCTTGAGTCCCGTTAGATTCTCCCATCGTTTTTTAATTACTTCTGCGTAGACGGGCGACTTTTCCATGAGGAAGCATCGGCGCTTGAGTCGTGTCGAGGCTATAAGCGTCGATCCGCTTCCTCCGAAGGGCTCGAGGACGAGCTGGCCACGCTTCGTGAGAACTTTGATGTACGGGATCAGTATCTCGACAGGCTTCGTGCCGAAGATGATGCTCTGGCCGGACGATTTCTCGTCCGAAGCAACGCATTCGATGAAGTCGGTCGGGCAGTACTTGTTGCCTTTACCGTACGCCTCCCATTGAGGCTTGCCTTGGATGGCGAAGAGGGCGGTCTGATACTCGTTCTCGAGAAGCGAATCGTCCTCTGGCTCGAGATTGAGTCCAGAATGCTCCTCGCTCGTCCCGACCATGGCTATGTCGTGCTTGGAGAAGAACTTGAGCTTGCCCGCATAGCCCTGATTCCTGTTGGGGAGGTGCCAGACGAGCATGTTCCTGACCTTCCAATGCTTGGCTAGCTCGGACCATATGACGGGAATGTTCTTCCAGTTCTCGTAGACGATGATCGAGAAGTTCTCGGCCTGTACTTTAGCGACGTTTCCCATCCAGAGCTCGGTGAAATCGTCGGGAATGGACTCGGTCTCGAGGTACCTACGGTTCTTCTTGGTTCCGAAGCCCGTTGTGGCCTCGCCGTTCTTTCCTTTGCCGTGCAGGTAGTCGAGGATGTACGGTGGATCGGTCATGACCATGTCTATCTTCTCGTCTCCGCAGAGCTTCAGCATGTCGGCCTCGATAGTCGAGTCGCCGCACATAAGCTTTGAGCCGTCCAGATCGTAGACGTCGCCCTTCTTTATCTCGATGTTGTTTATATCGAGCTTCTCCAGCTCCTTCTGTAGGTCGAAGATCTCTTCTTTCTCGTCCTCACCGAAGATATTGTCGATCTCCTCTGACGAGAAGCCGACGTCTTGAAGGAAGATCTCGTCGAAATGCTCTTGAAGGAGTTCGAAGTCGAATTCGCCGACAGCTTTGTTCAAGCGGAGGGAGATCTCTCGCTCCTTGTCGAGATCGGTAATGTTAACGGAGACGACGGGGACGGTCTCAAAGCCCAGCTCCTTCATCATCTCCCATTTGAATACGCCGCCAAGGATGACGTTCTCTCGGCTTGGGGCATTGTTGCAGAGCAGTGGATTGAGGCATCCGAACTTCCTCAGCGACTCCTTGAGCTGTTCGGCTACCTCGGTCGAATGCTTGCGGACGTAATACTCAGGCACTTTCAAGACGCTCGATGGAACATGGTCTACCTTCATGGTTTCTATAGACATATTTTTACTGGCTTAACCGACGTGATAAGAGGTCATATGTGTTTGATGAATCCTTTTACAATTTAGGTGGTACAGCTAAGGTGAGACCCCTCTCGATTTCGGCGTATGCGCATATGCCGATCCTTAACCTCGCATATTAAGTATAGCGGGGAGGGGTCGAATTTGTTCTTTCCCTCGGAAGGAGTAGAGTGTGTGGGCAAATAAGGCCCATGGCACCTACGTGTGTCTCATTTGTCTCATTTACCATCCCGTGAACGCAACCAGCACTGATTTCGCAAAGACTTTTCCAAGAGACGTCGCCAAAATGATGATCGATGCTTTTGCGTCGGGTACTAAAATGGCCGCCGAGATGATCTGGGGAGTGGTACGTGAACTTCTTGCTCAACACTGGCTCGCTGTAATCGGTATCGTTCTCTTGATTTTGTTCATGGCTTTTGCTGAATACCTCTTCACAGGCCGCTGGAAGATGCTTGGTCAGGTCCTCTATAGGATTATCAACTGGGGATCGTTGCTAGCCATAGTATCTATATTCGGTCTCGGCATATTCACGAGCGATTGGGCCGATATCTATCTCGCTCTCGTGGGTATAGCTAGCTATTTATTCGTGGGGTGGCTGTTGCGCCGCGTTGGTATTCGATAAATTTATGCCTCCAGAAAAACCCAAACGCAAAAGCCTCATAACCCAGTTCTACGTTCAGGCGAACGACAGGACTTTTCACCAGCTCGTGAAGCTCATGGTCGATTTGGTCGACGGCGAGATGAACGAGATCAAGCTTATTTTAAAATATTCAGGCCTGAAGTATGGCCCGAGTCCGATGGTTGATACCGTTACCGGAAAGAAGTTTGGGCAAGATGGGCCAAGAATGCCTCTTCAAGGGGATCAGATCGAGATCTCATATCACAAAGATGGGGCTATTACATACAAAGACCCCGCGAAACAGGATGGTCATAAGCACATAAGCAAGCGCGCCTACATTCGACCTTTCAAAAAGATTAAGGAGCCGCAGATGTTTTTTAGTATCACAGGCTGGCAAATAAATTATCCGCCCGCTAAGGTACCGAAGCCTGGTAATGGGCGTGAAGAGATTGTGTTTGGACTCGGCCCTTCCTTTGCGCCAAGCGATAACATCAACTGTGTGATCTACATATCTAATGGATATGCGGCCTTCAATATCCCTGAGTGGAACGCTCATTTGTTTCCTGATGCGCCAGAACATATTCAATTTCCGGTTGAGGGAACTAATTTGATCCTGACCTTCTTTTTCTGGAGGTTCCAAGGAAATTCGACAGAGGCCACATTCTCTATTCGTACCGATACTTGGAAGGATAGGCTGAAGCGTCTTTATTTTGGGATTAAGCTGGGCCGCGCCTACCCGATGTTTCGAGATACGCTCATCAAGCTTCGCTACAAGATAGTTCCCAAAAAGATTCCGCCTGGCACCGTGCACCAATCTCAGGAATATAAACCACAGGACCCCAACCCACGTACCTAAATTGCAGAGGCGAAATGGTGCTAAAATACCCTTACAACGGTTGGGCCTACATTTACTTAACCCGCCATCACCGCAACAAGGAAGATATCCGATGAGTCCCTCATGTCGAAAATGGCATTCGCTGTAAAGAAAAAACACCGCGTAAGCGGTGTTTCGCCTTTAAAAAAGACTTACGTCACTTTATCGAGGTCTTGCGTCCTGATCTTCTCGACATGGTGGGACGGGAGCGCGATCCTGTCGACTATATCCGAATCGTTGTCTTGCCGCGCATCCTCGAGTACGATAAATCTTTCGCCATTATCGGGATCTGTCACGAGCCTTCCTTCCCAGACTTCGCCGTCGATGAGGTCGACACGTACCGTCTTGCCGACAAGCGCGCAAAGATTCTCTTCGCTGCCCGTTTCCTTTTCTTTGTCTTTCTTGCCGGGACTCGCCGCATGGAACATTATCGAGCTTCCGATGATGCCAATGAGGACGACTAGCAAGGCCGCGACATATTTCCAATTGACGCCGATAATCAACAAAGCTCCGCAAATCGAAGCCAGGAGAATGGCGATTCCAATAGATTTGAGCAGTTTGTTTTTCATAAGATCGATCTAAAGAAAGATTAGCACTGCATAGTGCAAAGTCAAAAACAGCTTAAGGGTCGCTTTTAAACTTAGATGAGAAAGGAGGGCTGCGTGATCGGCTAGTTGTATAAAAAAGCCCGAGAAGAACTCGGGCTCTGAGAAAGAACTATGAATGGCCTATAGGCCGGTCGCTTCTGCCGGTGCCGGATTCTGCGCTTCTGCAGCCGAGGCCGGCCGCATCGTTCGCTTTGTCGAACCTGATCCGTCAGGGAGATCGCCTGAAGGCACCGTCGAGAACCTGTCTTTGAGCTTCAGGAACGGCAGCTCGAACCACCGATAAGATGCCATCGCGAGGGCGAGCGTCACGAACGCCGAGAGCCCAACGAAGGATCCGGCCCGCGCGATGCGCACCCACAAATCCCTGGTCCCTGCGTCTGGAAGGAGCGCATCGACCGCGAACAAGACCGGCGGATGGAATACGTACAGGCCGTAGCTGATCTTCCCGAGGTAGGATAATGATTCCGGGACCTTCACGAGCCGTTGCCCGTAAACTGCGCCGAACAGGCATAGGCAACAAAGGGCCGCGAGCGGGTAAAACGTCAACGCTCCCCATGCGACCCTGGTGCCCCAAGGCTGGAAGGAATCCATGAATAGGAAGAGGAACGGAGGCCCGATCAGTCCCGCCGACAGAAGCAGGAGCCGGACGCGCCCTGATGGAGCCCATCCGCGTTTCCTGATCGCATCGGCGAACCATATTCCGGCGAAGATCGCGTCGAGCCGCGCCGGAGAATTGATCCACAGGCCTATCCCTCTGGACACGCAGAACGCCTTGTACGCCGCCGAGAAGAGAAGGCCGTAAGCGCAGAGCTTGCCGATCCCGATCTCTTTCGGCTTGAACTTCAGCGTCAGCGCCCACACGAAATAGAATTGCTCCTCCATGCCGATGGTCCACAAGTGGCCCGTCGTCCCGTTTATGCCGAAGAGCATGAACGAGAAATTGCCGAGGAAGAGCAGGTTCATGACTATGTGGACGCTGCGGATGCCCGGTTCGAGCGGCTGCCAGACCATGAACACCAGGATGAACCCGAAATACAATGGCCAAATCCGAAGCGCGCGCCTCCAGAAGAAATCGCCGAGACGGAAATCGCCTCCGCGCATCTCGCGTTCCCTGAGGATGAGCGTGGTGATGAGAAAGGCGCTGATGCAGAAGAACAGGTCGACGCCGATCGATCCGGAACGGATGATCGCGGCGAGCAGGCGCTGCGGCCCCGGCGGCAGGTTGGCGACGAATCCTCCTTTTCCCATGAACTGCACAGACGCATGCAGGGAAAAGACGGACGCGCATGCCCAAAACCGGAGCGCGTCCAGTTCCGGACAATAGAATCTTTTCATAATGAAGCTGTAAAAGAACTGGCACGTTCCGCCGCACCATGCGACGGTATCGAGTATGCATCAAAGAATACATCTATAATACAATTTTGTCAATATAAGGCCGAGGAAAGCGGCCCCCGCCTCTCGGCCTCACGCGCTCGATGGGGGGGTTACCGGCATGGCATCGGGGTCGGTCGCCTGATGCCCGCGGCCATACACAGGATCGCTTTCCTGTCCTGCTGTGGTGGGACAGGCTAGGTCTGTTAGAATGCCTCTATGGCCAAGAGAATATCACAAGGCGTCGTGCATACATTGCCCCGGGATATGCGGAAAGCCCTTGCTTCATCCAAAGCGGCTCTTGAGGCGTGGGAAAGCCTCACGCCCCTCGCGAGGAACGAATGGATCTGCTGGGTCGAGTCGGTCAAGAAGCAAGAGACGAGGGACAATCATGTGAGGAGGGTCCGCGAGGAGCTCGTCGAAGGCAAGCGCAGGCCGTGCTGCTGGGCGGGATGCCCTCATCGCTGATATATGCGGCCGGATCTCGACAAAAGCATCTTTCCTATCGACGGCTTCCAGGCGCTCGATAATTTCTCCGCTCACGCGATCGCTCTCTGGGGCAGGGAGTTTCCGACCGCAGAGCATGCGTTCCAATGGAAGAAATTCTCCTATATCCGTCCGGACATAGCGGAGAGAATCTTTTCTGCGAAGAGTCCGGACGAAGCGAAGTCTATCGCGAAGGCTTCCAAAGCCGATCGTTCCGCAGATTGGAATGAAAGGAAAGTCTCGGTCATGGAGGAAATACTCAAGGCAAAGGTTTCGCAACACGCCGATGTCCGAGAGACTCTGATCGAGACGGGTGAGCGTACTATAATAGAGAACTCTCCCGCGGATAGTTTCTGGGGAATCGGTCCGAATAAGGACGGACAGAATATGGTCGGCAAGATATGGATGGACATAAGGAATTCATATATGAAAAACACGCAAAAGAAGATCTGGTTCAGGCGCAAGATATTCGGCTGGGGCTGGACCCCGGTGACATGGCAGGGCTGGGCGGTCACGTTCGGGTATGTCGCTGCCCTCATAGGCTTATCCTTTTTTATAAACGGACAGGCGTCATCGCGCCAAACGGCATCCGTGTTCGCTATTTCGGCGGCGATTCTTACGTTTCTGATGATCTTCATCGCCTACAGAACCGGCGAAAAGCCGCGCTGGCAGTGGGGCCGGGATATGGGCGATCCTTCTGGCGCCTCGTCTGACAAAGACGCGCGCTGATATAATCGATGCATGCGTCTCCTTAAGAACGTCCTGTTGCTCGCCGTCGCCGGAGGCTTGTTCGCCGGGACATACTTCATCCTGACGAAGAGCCCGTGCTCGTCGGCGTTAACGTACAAGATCGGCGATTTCGATTCCCGATTCGGCATAGGCAGAGACGAATTCCTCGCGGACATAGCCGCCGCGGAAGCGGTCTGGGAAAAGCCGTTCCATGATCTCGGAAGGAAGGGGAACCTCTTCGCATATGATCCGGCCGGCGCCTTGCCGGTAAATCTTATCTATGACGTCCGCCAGGCGATGTCAGATAAAAATAAGATCCTGTCCGCGAACATAGATGATACGGTCGCCTCGGCGAATGCGATCAAGGCCCAGTTCCAATCGCTGAAAGACGAATATGCGGCCGATAAAAGCGAATACACAAACCTTTCTTCGCAATTCGAAGCGAGTCTTACGACATACAACAAAGAGACCGCCCGCTGGAATGCGGAGGGCGGCGCTCCGCAGGCCGAATATGATCGGCTCCAGGCCGAGAAAGCCCGTCTCGAGGCTCTCCGGAATCGGGTCAATGCCAAGGCCGATGCGTTGAACGGCCTAGGCGATCAGATAAACGCTCTTATCGACAAATACAATTGGCTCGTGAATTCGGCGAACGAAACCGTAGACAAGATAAACCAGTCGGCGGAGAAGGAATTCGAAGAGGGCGATTACGTCTCCGACGCGGCCGGGCAGAGGATCGATGTCTATGAATTCGACGGCAAGACGCGGCTCGTCAGGCTCCTCGCGCATGAATTGGGGCATGCTCTGGGCATAGATCACAACGACGATCCGCAATCGATCATGTATTATCTGAACAAGGGGACGTCTCTTGTGCCTTCGGTCGAAGATATCGCCGCATTGAAATCCGCCTGCGCTATCGTCCCAGCGCAAGGGTTATGATTTTTTCTGCGCCCCCTTCGGCCAGCGCGCGCCTCGCCTCACCGAGCGTCGCTCCCGTCGTCACGATATCGTCTATGACGACGACGGTCTTGCCCGCGAGGAAGGGCGGCGCGCCGCGATCCCCGCGCGATCTTTGTATGGCGAGCGTGTTTCGCACGTTCTCGAAACGCTCTATCTTATTTTTGCCGACCTGATCGGCGGTCTCGCGAGTCTTTATGAGGATATCCGTCCGTACTTCGAACCGGTCGTGGATGTCGGCTCGGGCCAAGCCTTCGACGATGAGGTCGCACTGGTTCCAGCCGCGGGTGAGCCGCTTCTTTTTGGTTATGGGAGTGGGGATGACGATAGATCCTTCAGGCATTTCCATCGCTTT contains the following coding sequences:
- a CDS encoding DNA methyltransferase codes for the protein MSIETMKVDHVPSSVLKVPEYYVRKHSTEVAEQLKESLRKFGCLNPLLCNNAPSRENVILGGVFKWEMMKELGFETVPVVSVNITDLDKEREISLRLNKAVGEFDFELLQEHFDEIFLQDVGFSSEEIDNIFGEDEKEEIFDLQKELEKLDINNIEIKKGDVYDLDGSKLMCGDSTIEADMLKLCGDEKIDMVMTDPPYILDYLHGKGKNGEATTGFGTKKNRRYLETESIPDDFTELWMGNVAKVQAENFSIIVYENWKNIPVIWSELAKHWKVRNMLVWHLPNRNQGYAGKLKFFSKHDIAMVGTSEEHSGLNLEPEDDSLLENEYQTALFAIQGKPQWEAYGKGNKYCPTDFIECVASDEKSSGQSIIFGTKPVEILIPYIKVLTKRGQLVLEPFGGSGSTLIASTRLKRRCFLMEKSPVYAEVIKKRWENLTGLKATKIQ
- a CDS encoding phosphoribosyltransferase family protein, with protein sequence MLKLFKSILVLAADVVAPADPDIAAIERMTTEEFLKKARPDAASGRAEHDGVISLFPYRSAAAKAALVEIKERSNRRIADLLGKILFDELKAMEMPEGSIVIPTPITKKKRLTRGWNQCDLIVEGLARADIHDRFEVRTDILIKTRETADQVGKNKIERFENVRNTLAIQRSRGDRGAPPFLAGKTVVVIDDIVTTGATLGEARRALAEGGAEKIITLALGR
- a CDS encoding YdeI/OmpD-associated family protein; amino-acid sequence: MAKRISQGVVHTLPRDMRKALASSKAALEAWESLTPLARNEWICWVESVKKQETRDNHVRRVREELVEGKRRPCCWAGCPHR
- a CDS encoding recombinase family protein, whose translation is MSNIAQAPAGVIIKPLQAPIKAKYCLYARKSTESEERQVLSIDSQIKEMLELASRDNLEVVEIKRESHSAKETGQRPIFNEIIDDIGKGKFNSILTWAPDRISRNAGDLGKVVDLLDSGKLKEIQTFGQRFTNSPSDKFLLMILGSQAKLENDNRGLNVKRGLRTRAEMGLWAGLAPLGYLNQYMMDKKCQVVPDPIRAPIIKQMFEKVAYENWSGMKLYNWLKFELNFHTRGNKPFTLSGIYRTLDNPFYYGVFERPKNSGNWYTGKHAPLISKELFDKAQAQLTRDKIVRENKEFAFTKLFSCGHCGSGVSAEEKWKERKNGGSHRYVYYGCSRARDRNCKNTYIREEELISGLLKIIDLLDINELGMRRKLEEEISRFNIFQRSVLGSQDKVKNNTETDIKNYAKYILKEGSIIEKRELLGSLKSRIIYKDKTLALAQ
- a CDS encoding NADAR family protein gives rise to the protein MRPDLDKSIFPIDGFQALDNFSAHAIALWGREFPTAEHAFQWKKFSYIRPDIAERIFSAKSPDEAKSIAKASKADRSADWNERKVSVMEEILKAKVSQHADVRETLIETGERTIIENSPADSFWGIGPNKDGQNMVGKIWMDIRNSYMKNTQKKIWFRRKIFGWGWTPVTWQGWAVTFGYVAALIGLSFFINGQASSRQTASVFAISAAILTFLMIFIAYRTGEKPRWQWGRDMGDPSGASSDKDAR
- a CDS encoding acyltransferase, with amino-acid sequence MKRFYCPELDALRFWACASVFSLHASVQFMGKGGFVANLPPGPQRLLAAIIRSGSIGVDLFFCISAFLITTLILREREMRGGDFRLGDFFWRRALRIWPLYFGFILVFMVWQPLEPGIRSVHIVMNLLFLGNFSFMLFGINGTTGHLWTIGMEEQFYFVWALTLKFKPKEIGIGKLCAYGLLFSAAYKAFCVSRGIGLWINSPARLDAIFAGIWFADAIRKRGWAPSGRVRLLLLSAGLIGPPFLFLFMDSFQPWGTRVAWGALTFYPLAALCCLCLFGAVYGQRLVKVPESLSYLGKISYGLYVFHPPVLFAVDALLPDAGTRDLWVRIARAGSFVGLSAFVTLALAMASYRWFELPFLKLKDRFSTVPSGDLPDGSGSTKRTMRPASAAEAQNPAPAEATGL
- a CDS encoding matrixin family metalloprotease, with protein sequence MRLLKNVLLLAVAGGLFAGTYFILTKSPCSSALTYKIGDFDSRFGIGRDEFLADIAAAEAVWEKPFHDLGRKGNLFAYDPAGALPVNLIYDVRQAMSDKNKILSANIDDTVASANAIKAQFQSLKDEYAADKSEYTNLSSQFEASLTTYNKETARWNAEGGAPQAEYDRLQAEKARLEALRNRVNAKADALNGLGDQINALIDKYNWLVNSANETVDKINQSAEKEFEEGDYVSDAAGQRIDVYEFDGKTRLVRLLAHELGHALGIDHNDDPQSIMYYLNKGTSLVPSVEDIAALKSACAIVPAQGL